From Rhodovastum atsumiense, a single genomic window includes:
- a CDS encoding DUF72 domain-containing protein, translating into MPVHIGIAGWSIPPQYAAAFPAGETHLARYARRFGAVEINSSFYRPHRLATYERWARSVPEAFRFAVKLPKEITHVRGLEDSTGPLLRFLAAVSGLGDRLGPLLVQLPPALRFAAASVEPFLDGLRQHCAGEVVCEPRHASWFTDPAEAMLRRFAVARVAADPAIVAAAAGPGGDDQLVYHRLHGSPQMYYSAYPTDVIEDLATRILRQATSARVVWCIFDNTARGEATNDALRLCRCLADRCRRPMEGAHRVGRCDGG; encoded by the coding sequence ATGCCCGTGCATATTGGGATCGCGGGCTGGAGTATTCCGCCGCAATATGCGGCCGCCTTTCCCGCCGGCGAAACTCACCTGGCACGCTATGCCCGGCGCTTCGGTGCGGTTGAGATCAACTCCTCATTCTATCGTCCGCACCGGCTGGCGACGTACGAGCGCTGGGCGCGCAGCGTGCCCGAGGCATTCCGTTTCGCGGTGAAACTGCCGAAGGAGATCACGCATGTCCGCGGGCTGGAGGACAGCACCGGGCCACTGCTGCGGTTCCTCGCTGCCGTCAGCGGGCTGGGGGACAGGCTTGGCCCGCTGCTTGTGCAACTCCCCCCTGCCCTGCGCTTTGCCGCGGCCTCCGTGGAGCCGTTCCTTGACGGGCTGCGGCAACATTGCGCCGGTGAAGTGGTCTGCGAACCACGGCATGCGTCATGGTTCACCGACCCGGCCGAGGCCATGCTGCGCCGCTTCGCCGTGGCCCGCGTGGCGGCGGACCCGGCAATCGTCGCCGCCGCGGCCGGACCGGGCGGAGACGATCAGTTGGTCTACCATCGCCTGCATGGCTCTCCACAAATGTACTACTCGGCCTATCCGACAGATGTCATCGAGGACCTTGCGACACGGATCCTCCGACAAGCGACCTCGGCCCGGGTGGTCTGGTGCATCTTCGACAACACGGCTCGCGGAGAAGCCACCAACGATGCGTTGCGCCTCTGCCGGTGCCTGGCGGACAGATGTCGCCGGCCAATGGAAGGCGCTCACCGTGTGGGGCGGTGCGATGGCGGATGA
- the wrbA gene encoding NAD(P)H:quinone oxidoreductase — protein MTNVLIAFYSRSGTIESLAAAAAEGARSEGAEVRLRRVRELVSDEVMTRVPGWHETAQRMNAAYEAPSAEDAVWADAVILGTPTRFGCVSSELKSWIDSLGGLWAAGKLVGKVGSVLSSTASLHGGNEATILSLWPPLAHLGFIIVPTGYADPAMTKAGTPYGATAAVGQSPRPITEDERAAARWQGCRVTRVATALRG, from the coding sequence ATGACCAATGTGCTGATCGCCTTCTATTCCCGTTCCGGTACCATCGAGAGCCTGGCCGCCGCCGCAGCCGAGGGCGCCCGCAGCGAGGGGGCGGAGGTACGGCTGCGCCGCGTGCGTGAACTTGTCTCCGACGAGGTGATGACCCGGGTGCCAGGCTGGCACGAGACGGCGCAGCGCATGAATGCCGCCTACGAGGCGCCCTCCGCCGAGGATGCGGTATGGGCCGACGCCGTGATCCTGGGGACGCCGACCCGGTTCGGATGCGTCAGCTCGGAGCTGAAGTCCTGGATCGATTCGCTCGGTGGCCTGTGGGCTGCCGGCAAGCTGGTCGGGAAGGTGGGATCGGTGCTGTCCTCCACCGCTTCGCTGCATGGCGGCAACGAGGCCACCATCCTGTCGCTCTGGCCGCCGCTCGCGCATCTGGGCTTCATCATCGTGCCCACGGGCTATGCCGACCCGGCGATGACGAAGGCCGGCACGCCCTATGGCGCGACCGCCGCCGTCGGGCAGAGCCCCCGGCCGATCACCGAGGATGAACGCGCCGCGGCGCGATGGCAGGGGTGCCGCGTGACCCGAGTCGCGACGGCGCTGCGAGGATAG
- a CDS encoding lipocalin family protein: MVADILVAAVNALRRRSPPGPPLMTVPSVDLTRYLGRWYEVGRLPNPEQDGNGRRCVDVVATYTARPDGTVTVHNTARDAAAGLRRRSVRARARAVDDSGARLRVVFFGLFGGDYWVLGLDEAYRWAVVGTPSRRRLWLLSRTPALPPDDYARALSIAAAQGYDPARIVPTLQSAAQDSIVRVPAVT, from the coding sequence ATGGTTGCTGATATCCTCGTCGCCGCCGTCAATGCGCTGCGTCGCCGCTCTCCGCCCGGGCCGCCCCTGATGACGGTGCCCTCGGTCGATCTGACGCGCTATCTCGGCCGCTGGTACGAGGTCGGGCGGTTGCCCAATCCGGAGCAGGATGGCAACGGACGACGCTGTGTCGACGTGGTGGCCACCTATACGGCCCGCCCGGACGGCACGGTCACGGTGCACAACACCGCCCGCGATGCCGCGGCGGGGCTGCGCCGGCGCTCGGTGCGGGCGCGGGCGCGCGCGGTGGACGACAGCGGGGCGCGGTTGCGGGTCGTGTTCTTTGGGCTGTTCGGCGGCGATTACTGGGTGCTCGGCCTGGACGAGGCGTATCGCTGGGCCGTCGTGGGAACCCCCAGCCGCCGCCGGCTATGGCTGCTGTCCCGTACGCCGGCCCTGCCGCCCGACGACTATGCCCGGGCGCTCTCCATCGCGGCGGCGCAGGGCTACGACCCGGCCCGCATCGTGCCCACGCTCCAGTCGGCGGCGCAGGACTCCATCGTCAGGGTGCCGGCGGTGACCTGA
- a CDS encoding MFS transporter — translation MFGPHASRPRLLVVSAIGVAQILAFGASYYLPAIIAAPVAADTGWPLPWVVGALSLGLLVSGLVSPAIGRLIERSGGRRVLAGSAVLMAAGLALLAGAPSLPMFLAAWLVMGLAMGAGLYDPAFAALGRLYGDQARGAITQVTLYGGFASTVCWPLSAFLVAQVGWRGTCLAYALIALTVMLPLYLIGLPQEAPRPPALPAAEAAAPAPSPCGRRSALIVFAMIMTLSSVVTTVVSVHLITLVQARGLDLAAAVGLGMLIGPAQVGARVIEATFGRHHHPLWSLLVSMVAVSAGLAMLMGGAGVMAAGLVLYGGGNGVRSIARGTVPLALFGREGYAALMGQLAAPALLAQAASPAIGTVLIAQVGPVATTLLLCAAAGINIALCLVLLAIAPVKRIGAAPPRP, via the coding sequence ATGTTCGGCCCCCATGCTTCCCGCCCGCGCCTGCTGGTCGTTTCGGCGATCGGGGTGGCCCAGATCCTGGCCTTCGGTGCTTCCTACTACCTGCCGGCCATCATCGCCGCGCCGGTCGCCGCCGATACCGGCTGGCCGTTGCCGTGGGTCGTCGGCGCCCTCTCGCTCGGGTTGCTGGTCTCTGGGCTGGTCTCGCCCGCGATCGGACGGCTGATCGAGCGGTCCGGCGGACGGCGGGTACTGGCGGGCAGTGCCGTGCTGATGGCGGCCGGATTGGCGCTGCTGGCCGGCGCCCCCTCGCTGCCGATGTTCCTGGCTGCGTGGCTGGTGATGGGACTGGCGATGGGGGCCGGCCTTTATGACCCGGCCTTCGCCGCACTCGGACGCCTGTACGGGGACCAGGCCCGCGGCGCGATCACCCAGGTGACGCTCTACGGCGGCTTCGCCAGCACGGTCTGCTGGCCACTCTCGGCCTTTCTGGTGGCACAGGTGGGCTGGCGGGGAACCTGCCTGGCCTATGCGCTGATCGCGCTGACCGTGATGCTGCCGCTGTATCTGATCGGACTGCCGCAGGAAGCGCCCCGTCCGCCCGCGCTGCCGGCAGCCGAGGCCGCCGCCCCGGCGCCGTCCCCGTGCGGGCGGCGCTCCGCGCTGATCGTCTTCGCCATGATCATGACCCTGTCCTCAGTGGTCACCACGGTGGTGTCGGTGCACCTGATCACCCTGGTACAGGCGCGGGGCCTGGACCTGGCCGCCGCGGTGGGGCTGGGCATGCTGATCGGGCCGGCCCAGGTCGGTGCCCGCGTGATCGAGGCCACGTTCGGCCGGCACCACCACCCGCTCTGGAGCCTGCTGGTCTCCATGGTGGCGGTGTCGGCGGGTCTGGCCATGCTGATGGGCGGCGCCGGCGTGATGGCCGCCGGGCTGGTACTGTACGGCGGCGGCAACGGCGTCCGCTCGATCGCCCGCGGCACGGTGCCGCTCGCGCTGTTCGGCCGGGAGGGCTACGCGGCGCTGATGGGGCAACTGGCGGCGCCTGCCCTGCTGGCGCAGGCGGCCTCGCCGGCGATCGGGACGGTGCTGATCGCGCAGGTCGGCCCCGTCGCGACGACCCTGCTGCTGTGCGCGGCGGCGGGGATCAACATCGCCTTGTGCCTGGTGCTGCTGGCCATCGCCCCGGTCAAACGGATCGGGGCCGCACCGCCGCGCCCCTGA
- the cysC gene encoding adenylyl-sulfate kinase, with amino-acid sequence MSEAPAVEAVTVPPPTATTPIVIVGHVDHGKSTLIGRLLYDTGNLAEGRVDAVIASSERRGLKVEWSFLLDSLQAERDQGVTIDSTRLPFVLDGRPFVIVDAPGHRQFLRNMVTGAAGAGAAVLVVDIAEGAQEQTRRHAVLLRLIGVRHVIVVLNKADLLDFDQDRIASASSAVLALLERLEIRPVVLIPASARHGDNVAARSEHTPWYEGPTLTEALAQVPPLPSQAEGPLRLPVQDVYRFDDRRLVVGRIESGRLKVGDAVVVGPHGTLARIAAIEGWHTNPQIAAVAGQSVALVLEPDVVVDRGDLLHPPGQPPLRAARLRARLFWLRQEPLRVGESFRLRLATAEHTVTVAAIESVLQIEDLTEHPADHVPPEGFAEITLAAPEGVLFDPFAAAGAGGRGVLVDRHQQIVGGAPLLGPAPLAVAAPSVFPVDSAVSTWERAQAKGHRSGVFWMTGLPGAGKSTIARATEALLFRHGLDVAVLDGDTLRARLSRDLGFSPADRHENVRRAAVVARMMADAGMVVLVALISPRAVDRTLARTTVGEGFHEIHIHADRDTCERRDPKGLYAAARAGKLAGFTGIDAPYEIPEAPDLVVDTTAGSAAQAAERLAAHIEGKLMLPSARAVKRS; translated from the coding sequence ATGTCCGAGGCTCCCGCGGTCGAGGCCGTCACGGTCCCGCCGCCGACCGCGACGACACCGATCGTCATCGTCGGCCATGTCGACCACGGCAAATCGACGCTGATCGGTCGGTTGCTGTACGACACCGGCAACCTGGCGGAAGGCCGGGTCGATGCCGTCATCGCCTCCAGCGAGCGGCGCGGGTTGAAGGTGGAATGGTCGTTCCTGCTCGACAGCCTGCAGGCCGAGCGCGACCAGGGGGTGACGATCGACAGCACCCGCCTGCCGTTCGTGCTGGATGGCCGGCCCTTCGTCATCGTCGATGCGCCCGGCCACCGGCAGTTCCTGCGCAACATGGTCACCGGCGCCGCCGGGGCCGGTGCCGCGGTGCTGGTGGTGGACATCGCCGAGGGCGCGCAGGAGCAGACCCGCCGCCATGCCGTGCTGCTGCGCCTGATCGGTGTGCGGCACGTCATCGTGGTGCTCAACAAGGCCGACCTGCTCGACTTCGACCAGGACCGCATCGCTTCCGCCAGCAGCGCCGTCCTGGCCCTGCTCGAGCGGCTGGAAATCCGCCCGGTGGTGCTGATCCCGGCCTCGGCGCGGCATGGCGACAACGTGGCCGCGCGATCGGAGCACACGCCCTGGTACGAAGGACCGACGCTGACCGAGGCCCTGGCGCAGGTGCCGCCGCTGCCCTCGCAGGCGGAGGGGCCGCTGCGCCTGCCGGTGCAGGACGTCTATCGGTTCGATGACCGGCGGCTGGTGGTCGGGCGGATCGAGAGCGGCCGGCTGAAGGTCGGCGATGCCGTGGTGGTCGGCCCGCACGGCACGCTGGCGCGCATCGCCGCGATCGAAGGCTGGCACACCAATCCCCAGATCGCCGCCGTCGCCGGCCAGTCGGTGGCGCTGGTGCTGGAACCCGACGTGGTAGTGGATCGCGGCGACCTGCTGCATCCGCCCGGCCAGCCGCCGCTGCGGGCGGCGCGGCTGCGCGCCCGGCTGTTCTGGTTGCGGCAGGAGCCGTTGCGGGTGGGTGAATCCTTCCGCCTGCGGCTGGCCACCGCCGAGCACACGGTGACGGTGGCGGCGATCGAGTCCGTGCTGCAGATCGAGGACCTGACCGAACACCCCGCCGACCACGTGCCGCCCGAGGGCTTCGCCGAGATCACGCTGGCGGCCCCGGAAGGCGTCCTGTTCGATCCCTTCGCTGCCGCCGGCGCCGGCGGGCGCGGCGTGCTGGTGGACCGTCACCAGCAGATCGTCGGCGGCGCCCCGCTGCTCGGCCCGGCGCCGCTCGCCGTCGCCGCGCCCTCGGTGTTCCCGGTCGACAGCGCGGTCAGCACCTGGGAACGGGCGCAGGCGAAGGGTCACCGCAGTGGCGTGTTCTGGATGACCGGCCTGCCCGGCGCGGGCAAGAGCACGATCGCGCGCGCCACCGAGGCATTGCTGTTCCGGCACGGCCTCGACGTGGCGGTGCTGGACGGCGATACGTTGCGGGCGCGGCTGTCGCGCGATCTCGGCTTCTCGCCGGCCGACCGGCACGAGAACGTGCGCCGCGCCGCCGTGGTGGCGCGCATGATGGCTGATGCCGGGATGGTGGTGCTGGTGGCGCTGATCTCGCCGCGCGCGGTCGACCGGACACTGGCCCGCACGACGGTGGGCGAAGGGTTCCACGAGATCCATATCCACGCCGACCGCGACACCTGCGAACGGCGCGATCCCAAGGGGCTGTATGCGGCGGCGCGGGCGGGCAAGCTCGCCGGCTTCACCGGCATCGATGCGCCCTACGAGATCCCGGAGGCGCCCGATCTCGTCGTCGATACCACGGCGGGCAGCGCGGCGCAGGCGGCCGAGCGCCTGGCCGCCCATATCGAGGGCAAGCTGATGTTGCCGAGCGCCCGCGCGGTAAAGCGGTCCTGA
- the cysD gene encoding sulfate adenylyltransferase subunit CysD, protein MTDLDHLESQSIFILREAYRRLRPLGLLWSLGKDSNVLVWLARKAFLGRVPFPVLHVDTGRKFPEMYAFRDRYAVEWSLDLRIGGCPPVDEIDPTLPPAARSAARKTVGLANLIERERFAGVIAGIRRDEQATRAKERVFSPRGAGHRWDVRNQPPEFWDQFVAPVEPGAHVRVHPLLAWREIDVWRYIEREGIPVVDLYFARDGRRYRSLGDQDITQPVVSEATTIAEIIAELQATREAERAGRAMDHESEDAFERLRIAGYL, encoded by the coding sequence ATGACCGATCTCGATCACCTCGAAAGCCAGAGCATTTTCATCCTGCGCGAGGCGTACCGGCGCCTGCGCCCGCTCGGGCTGTTGTGGTCGCTCGGCAAGGATTCCAACGTGCTGGTCTGGCTCGCGCGCAAGGCGTTCCTGGGGCGGGTGCCGTTTCCGGTGCTGCATGTCGATACCGGCCGGAAATTCCCGGAGATGTACGCCTTCCGCGACCGCTATGCCGTCGAATGGAGTCTCGACCTCCGCATCGGTGGCTGCCCACCGGTCGATGAGATCGATCCCACGCTGCCGCCCGCGGCGCGCTCGGCGGCGCGCAAGACCGTGGGCCTTGCCAACCTGATCGAGCGGGAACGCTTCGCCGGGGTGATTGCCGGCATCCGCCGCGACGAGCAGGCGACGCGGGCCAAGGAGCGGGTGTTCAGCCCGCGCGGGGCCGGGCATCGCTGGGACGTGCGCAACCAGCCGCCGGAGTTCTGGGACCAGTTCGTCGCCCCGGTCGAGCCGGGGGCGCATGTGCGGGTGCATCCGCTGCTCGCCTGGCGCGAGATCGATGTCTGGCGCTACATCGAGCGCGAGGGCATCCCGGTGGTGGACCTTTATTTCGCCCGCGACGGCCGCCGCTACCGCTCGCTCGGCGACCAGGACATCACCCAGCCGGTGGTGAGCGAGGCCACCACCATCGCTGAGATCATCGCCGAGCTGCAGGCTACGCGCGAGGCCGAGCGCGCCGGCCGCGCCATGGACCATGAATCCGAGGACGCCTTCGAGCGCCTGCGGATCGCCGGCTATCTCTGA
- a CDS encoding phosphoadenylyl-sulfate reductase codes for MDLLREAIVRTHHGHIAVVSSFGAESALLLALVAGIDPGLPVLFLDTGKHFPETLAYRTQLVARLGLTDLRVVQPDAAALARIDPDGTLHRFIPDDCCALRKVAPLEHALAPFDAWISGRKRYQSAGRAVLPLREEVDGRVKLNPLAEWSAAEIAAEIRRRDLPAHPLVARGFPSIGCAPCTRAVGPGEDVRAGRWAGSGKTECGIHRSPASRRPDPQPVFPQPIPASPSATPATGNEP; via the coding sequence ATCGACCTCCTGCGCGAGGCCATCGTGCGCACCCACCATGGCCACATCGCCGTGGTTTCATCCTTCGGGGCCGAATCCGCGCTGCTGCTGGCCCTGGTCGCCGGGATCGATCCCGGCTTGCCGGTGCTGTTCCTCGACACCGGCAAGCATTTTCCTGAAACCCTCGCCTATCGCACGCAGCTCGTTGCGCGACTCGGCCTGACCGACCTGCGGGTGGTGCAGCCGGACGCCGCCGCCCTGGCCCGGATCGATCCGGACGGCACGCTGCATCGCTTCATCCCCGATGATTGCTGTGCGCTGCGCAAGGTCGCGCCGCTCGAACACGCGCTGGCGCCGTTCGATGCCTGGATCAGCGGGCGCAAGCGCTACCAGTCAGCCGGCCGGGCCGTGCTGCCGCTGCGCGAAGAGGTGGATGGCCGGGTCAAGCTCAATCCCCTGGCCGAATGGAGCGCGGCCGAGATCGCCGCCGAGATCCGCCGGCGCGACCTGCCGGCGCATCCGCTGGTGGCGCGCGGCTTTCCCTCGATCGGCTGCGCCCCCTGTACCCGCGCCGTGGGCCCGGGCGAGGATGTCCGCGCCGGCCGCTGGGCCGGGTCGGGCAAGACCGAATGCGGCATCCATCGCTCCCCGGCCTCGCGGCGCCCCGACCCACAGCCGGTTTTCCCCCAGCCAATCCCCGCTTCTCCTTCCGCGACCCCAGCCACCGGAAATGAGCCATGA
- the cysE gene encoding serine O-acetyltransferase, with product MPRPTLGHLTLVSRNPQDLQEFTDSLWSRLRQEAEEAYHCAPQLAPLFLDSIINQPSFEGAVVHRVASRLKNDVISLPLIVQAFHRALAADPAIGTAVRADITAVYERDPACERFIEPFLYFKGFHAIQAHRLTHWLWGNGERDFALYLQSRSSEVFQTDIHPAARFGQGIFLDHATGLVVGETAELEDDVSMLQNVTLGGTGKEAGDRHPKVRRGVMIGAGAKVLGNIVVGENARIAAGSVVLRPVPAHATVAGVPARVIRTETPDRPSQTMDQILRDLSYEAFNYTI from the coding sequence ATGCCGCGTCCGACCCTCGGCCACCTGACCCTGGTCTCCCGAAACCCGCAGGATCTGCAGGAATTCACAGATTCCCTGTGGTCGCGCCTGCGGCAGGAAGCGGAGGAGGCCTATCATTGCGCCCCCCAGCTCGCGCCGCTGTTTCTCGATTCCATCATCAACCAGCCCAGTTTCGAAGGCGCGGTGGTGCATCGCGTCGCCTCACGCCTGAAGAACGACGTGATCTCCCTGCCGTTGATCGTGCAGGCCTTCCATCGCGCGCTGGCGGCGGATCCGGCGATCGGCACGGCGGTGCGCGCGGATATCACCGCGGTCTACGAGCGCGATCCGGCCTGCGAACGGTTCATCGAGCCGTTCCTGTATTTCAAGGGGTTCCACGCCATCCAGGCGCATCGCCTGACGCACTGGCTCTGGGGCAACGGCGAGCGTGATTTCGCGCTGTATCTGCAGAGCCGCTCCTCCGAGGTGTTCCAGACCGACATCCATCCGGCCGCCCGGTTCGGGCAGGGCATCTTCCTTGACCATGCCACCGGCCTGGTGGTGGGCGAGACCGCCGAGCTGGAAGACGATGTCTCGATGCTGCAGAACGTCACCCTCGGGGGCACCGGCAAGGAGGCGGGCGACCGCCACCCCAAGGTCCGCCGCGGCGTCATGATCGGGGCGGGGGCGAAGGTGCTCGGCAACATCGTGGTCGGCGAGAACGCCCGCATCGCCGCCGGCTCGGTGGTGCTGCGGCCGGTGCCCGCCCATGCGACCGTCGCGGGGGTGCCGGCGCGGGTGATCCGGACGGAAACGCCGGATCGGCCTTCCCAGACCATGGACCAGATTCTGCGGGATCTGTCGTACGAAGCGTTCAATTACACGATCTAA
- the pncA gene encoding bifunctional nicotinamidase/pyrazinamidase: MAERIRIDPVTDALLLVDVQPDFMPGGALAVPDGDAVLPVINRLLAGPFRHAVATQDWHPPGHASFASAHPGRAPFETVGAPYGPQTLWPDHCVQGSPGAALHNGLDQARIELILRKGWHPSVDSYSAFRENDRTTSTCLDAWLRARGFRRLFLTGLATDFCVAWSAEDAVALGFSVVVIEDACRGIGLPAASGHSSIDIARERLQRTFGVPFVTSDLLAT, translated from the coding sequence ATGGCCGAGCGCATCCGCATCGATCCGGTCACGGACGCGTTGCTGTTGGTCGATGTCCAACCGGACTTCATGCCCGGTGGCGCGCTGGCGGTCCCGGACGGCGATGCCGTGCTGCCGGTGATCAACCGCCTGCTTGCCGGGCCGTTCCGGCATGCGGTCGCCACCCAGGACTGGCACCCGCCGGGGCACGCCTCCTTTGCCAGTGCCCACCCGGGGCGGGCGCCGTTCGAGACGGTCGGCGCGCCGTACGGGCCGCAGACGCTGTGGCCCGATCATTGCGTGCAAGGCAGCCCGGGGGCGGCCCTGCATAACGGGCTCGACCAGGCGCGCATCGAATTGATCCTGCGCAAGGGCTGGCATCCTTCGGTGGACAGCTACTCGGCTTTCCGCGAGAACGACCGCACCACCTCGACCTGCCTGGATGCCTGGTTGCGCGCGCGCGGGTTCCGGCGGCTGTTCCTGACCGGGCTTGCTACGGATTTCTGCGTGGCCTGGTCGGCCGAGGACGCGGTGGCGCTGGGATTCTCGGTGGTGGTGATCGAGGATGCCTGCCGCGGGATCGGCCTGCCCGCGGCATCCGGCCACAGCAGCATCGACATCGCCCGCGAGCGGCTGCAGCGCACCTTCGGCGTTCCCTTCGTGACCAGCGACCTGCTGGCAACCTGA
- a CDS encoding dihydrolipoamide acetyltransferase family protein yields MGRFVFRLPDIGEGIAEAELIAWHVRPGDAIAEDAPMVELMTDKATVEIPSPRAGTVVSMKGAPGERIPVGSELIVLEVEEKPQPALAQSRPAAAMGEASPARNVGVDGHEARAPVATLPASAARVLAAPAVRQRARALGIDLHGIAGSGPEGRVTHADLDAHLRDGAALPTPLRTEVEDLRLTGLRRRIAERLEESWRRIPHFSYVETIDVGALEDLRADLNARHPGRPHLTLLPFLLRALVGAIRRVPQVNAQYDDAAGILRRHAALHAGIAVQTPGGLMVPVLRHAEALDLWQAAAGIARLAAAAREGHAGREELSGSTLTITSLGPLGGIVSTPLINPPEVAIVGVNRIVEQPVVQGGGIVARRMMNLSCSFDHRVIDGWDAATFVQEVKARLEQPAALFME; encoded by the coding sequence ATGGGGCGCTTCGTCTTCCGCCTGCCCGATATCGGCGAGGGCATCGCCGAGGCCGAGCTGATCGCCTGGCATGTCCGGCCGGGCGATGCGATCGCCGAGGACGCGCCGATGGTCGAGCTGATGACCGACAAGGCGACGGTGGAAATTCCCAGTCCGCGCGCCGGGACCGTGGTTTCGATGAAGGGCGCGCCGGGCGAGCGGATTCCCGTGGGCTCGGAGCTGATCGTGCTGGAGGTGGAGGAAAAGCCGCAGCCGGCGCTGGCGCAATCCAGGCCGGCGGCAGCGATGGGGGAGGCGTCCCCGGCCAGGAATGTGGGCGTCGATGGGCATGAGGCCAGGGCTCCGGTGGCGACGCTGCCCGCGTCGGCGGCGCGCGTGCTGGCAGCGCCGGCGGTGCGGCAACGCGCCCGCGCCCTCGGCATCGATCTGCACGGCATTGCCGGCAGCGGACCGGAAGGGCGGGTCACTCATGCCGATCTCGACGCACATCTGCGCGACGGCGCAGCCCTCCCCACGCCACTCCGCACGGAGGTCGAGGACCTGCGCCTGACCGGGTTGCGCCGGCGCATCGCCGAGCGGCTGGAGGAGTCCTGGCGCCGCATCCCGCATTTTTCCTATGTCGAGACCATCGATGTCGGCGCGCTCGAGGACCTGCGCGCGGACCTGAATGCGCGCCATCCCGGCCGGCCGCATCTGACGCTGCTGCCCTTCCTGCTGCGGGCCCTGGTCGGCGCGATCCGGCGCGTGCCGCAGGTGAATGCGCAGTACGACGACGCGGCCGGGATCCTGCGCCGCCATGCCGCCCTGCATGCCGGCATCGCCGTGCAGACGCCGGGCGGGCTGATGGTGCCGGTGCTGCGCCATGCCGAGGCGCTGGACCTCTGGCAGGCTGCCGCCGGCATCGCCCGGCTCGCGGCGGCGGCGCGCGAGGGCCACGCCGGGCGCGAGGAGCTGAGCGGTTCGACGCTGACCATCACCAGCCTCGGCCCGCTCGGCGGCATCGTCAGCACGCCGTTGATCAATCCGCCGGAAGTGGCGATTGTCGGGGTCAACCGCATCGTCGAGCAGCCGGTGGTGCAGGGGGGAGGAATCGTGGCGCGACGGATGATGAACCTGTCGTGCTCCTTCGATCATCGCGTGATCGATGGCTGGGACGCGGCGACCTTCGTGCAGGAGGTGAAGGCGCGGCTGGAACAGCCGGCCGCGCTGTTCATGGAATAA
- a CDS encoding alpha-ketoacid dehydrogenase subunit beta — protein sequence MPAMTMVQALNSAMDVMLARDPDVVIFGEDVGYFGGVFRCTEGLQRKHGPARCFDTPIAEAGIIGVAVGMGAYGLRPVIEIQFADYIYPATDQLVSEAARLRYRSAGDFTAPITVRAPCGGGIFGGQTHSQSPEAIFTHVCGLKTVIPSNPYDAKGLLISAIEDDDPVIFFEPKRLYGGPFDGHPERPAVPWAGHPRAEVPEGYYAVPLGQAAVVREGEDLTVLAYGTMVHVALAAVAESGIDAEVIDLRTLIPLDIETITASVRRTGRCVVVHEATRTGGFGAELSALVQEHCFHHLEAPIERVTGWDTPYPHALEWAYFPGPHRVAAGMRRALEG from the coding sequence ATGCCGGCGATGACGATGGTGCAGGCGCTCAATTCGGCCATGGACGTGATGCTCGCGCGCGATCCGGACGTGGTGATCTTCGGCGAGGATGTCGGCTATTTCGGCGGCGTGTTCCGCTGCACCGAGGGGCTGCAGAGGAAGCACGGCCCGGCGCGCTGCTTCGACACCCCGATCGCCGAGGCCGGCATCATCGGCGTCGCCGTCGGCATGGGGGCGTACGGGCTGCGGCCGGTGATCGAGATCCAGTTCGCCGACTACATCTATCCGGCGACCGACCAACTGGTTTCCGAGGCGGCGCGGCTGCGCTACCGCTCGGCCGGGGATTTCACGGCCCCGATCACCGTGCGCGCGCCCTGCGGCGGCGGCATTTTCGGCGGGCAGACGCACAGCCAGAGCCCGGAGGCGATCTTCACCCATGTCTGCGGGCTGAAGACGGTGATCCCGTCCAATCCCTACGACGCCAAGGGCCTGCTGATCAGCGCCATCGAGGACGACGACCCGGTCATCTTCTTCGAGCCCAAGCGCCTTTATGGCGGTCCCTTCGACGGCCATCCCGAGCGGCCGGCCGTGCCCTGGGCGGGGCATCCCAGGGCCGAGGTGCCGGAGGGCTATTACGCGGTGCCGCTCGGCCAGGCGGCGGTGGTACGGGAGGGCGAGGACCTGACGGTGCTCGCCTATGGCACCATGGTGCACGTGGCCCTGGCGGCGGTGGCGGAAAGCGGCATCGACGCCGAGGTAATCGATTTGCGCACGCTGATCCCGCTGGACATCGAGACCATCACCGCCTCGGTGCGACGCACCGGTCGTTGCGTGGTCGTGCACGAGGCGACGCGCACCGGTGGCTTCGGCGCGGAACTCTCGGCGCTGGTGCAGGAGCATTGCTTCCACCACCTCGAAGCGCCGATCGAGCGGGTGACCGGCTGGGACACGCCGTATCCGCACGCGCTGGAATGGGCCTATTTCCCGGGGCCGCACCGTGTTGCCGCCGGCATGCGGCGGGCGCTGGAGGGCTGA